A single window of Rhipicephalus microplus isolate Deutch F79 chromosome 5, USDA_Rmic, whole genome shotgun sequence DNA harbors:
- the LOC119174424 gene encoding very long chain fatty acid elongase AAEL008004: MANTEDIPAQHHSLSSMLFSGGDPRVRHWPLMGSPAVIVSILAGYLYFSLRLGPALMKNRRPFPIRPLVVAYNVVMVLLSVYFFVLTLRLTYLRDATPLLQRYDFFCQGTDTTSSAGPLLYHGWFYMLMKVGELLDTVFFVLLKKNSHISFLHLLHHSLALSTVWMDINNGITGQVAMFPILNTAVHMVMYTYYGLAALGPSLRPNLWWKKYVTQLQIIQFFFLMVHGGIPIFYDCGFPRIMAYFMVLETALFTGLFSDFYYRNYLLRKEQ; this comes from the coding sequence ATGGCGAACACCGAGGACATACCCGCGCAGCACCACTCGCTGTCGTCCATGCTGTTCTCGGGGGGTGACCCCCGGGTGCGGCATTGGCCCCTGATGGGATCGCCGGCGGTCATCGTGTCCATCCTGGCCGGTTACCTTTACTTCTCGTTACGCCTCGGGCCGGCGCTCATGAAGAACCGGAGGCCCTTCCCCATCCGGCCCTTGGTGGTTGCCTACAACGTGGTCATGGTACTGCTCAGTGTCTACTTCTTCGTCCTCACGCTACGGCTCACCTACCTGCGCGACGCGACGCCGCTCCTGCAGCGCTACGACTTCTTCTGCCAGGGCACCGACACGACGTCCAGCGCGGGCCCTCTGCTCTACCACGGCTGGTTTTACATGCTCATGAAGGTCGGCGAGCTGCTCGACACGGTGTTCTTTGTGTTGCTCAAGAAGAACAGCCACATCAGCTTCCTGCACCTGCTGCACCACTCGCTAGCCCTGTCCACCGTCTGGATGGACATCAACAACGGCATCACCGGCCAGGTCGCCATGTTCCCCATCCTCAACACGGCCGTGCACATGGTGATGTACACCTACTACGGCCTCGCCGCCCTGGGGCCGTCGCTGCGGCCAAACCTGTGGTGGAAGAAGTACGTCACCCAGCTGCAGATCATCCAGTTCTTCTTCCTCATGGTGCACGGCGGCATTCCCATCTTCTACGACTGCGGCTTCCCGCGTATCATGGCGTACTTCATGGTGCTCGAGACGGCTCTGTTCACGGGACTATTTTCGGATTTCTACTACCGCAATTACCTTCTACGCAAAGAGCAATGA
- the LOC142817504 gene encoding neprilysin-2-like — MQSSLSRGSSHKAHLRNVIALFVAALALAGGVLLFGRWLTYEPIVGLCETAGCEKHVEELKAAMNTSADPCNDFYNFTCGSWKPVGNEKSLIARVFASSAAIAMKEMQGDPKQSLVPAAPLFYQSCVGARIELRSELEIFKNFKQDMGLMWPEKAQNDATNPLTLLLNLSINWNFHMFFHMKAMPVYKKRSQTLYMRRGLMTPKWQDLSEPRKWTANVREHCKLLRANLPDSSFSELEDVVKDLMNAAISIPPDATNDTEFALKDIEHYTKPASSWWRDQLNALHGPQFAWTLNSPVAVEDPTILQKLDRLVDNYAEKKESLLTGFAWVFIRENLWLIVGKPELVLEGTSIAGLEMAMKKACLNYVQSYFGLLISARHIYARYNATIRGHLERFFDMIKAEVKKSIRDSYWIDTIVKDKVHAKLDEISFNAMPDDRFFSKTDLATLYRNFPRIRGSFVENFIAIAKAYRKVIGEDSFITIFSKRLGGGDASRYNYYYNIAFVALGAMEPPILYDDGTLAMRYGSLGMMLAQCMVRSFDIHGVFVNKAGENEAWWGASEDLQKRLHCDLLGGQGGPTGGPGSRRQSALFPLVNGMHVAFAAYRSEVALTYPSMHGVDEFRLRGLEEFSEDQLFFLTYCLTTCALNSNGDACNVPLRHSAKFATAFRCPPRSRMNPSDKCLFFD, encoded by the coding sequence ATGCAGAGCAGCCTTTCTCGAGGCTCGTCGCACAAGGCGCACTTGCGCAACGTCATCGCGTTGTTCGTGGCGGCGCTGGCACTCGCCGGGGGCGTGCTGCTTTTCGGCCGGTGGCTGACCTACGAGCCCATCGTGGGCCTGTGCGAGACTGCTGGCTGCGAGAAACACGTCGAGGAGCTGAAGGCCGCCATGAACACCAGCGCGGATCCGTGCAACGACTTCTACAACTTCACCTGCGGCTCCTGGAAACCCGTGGGCAACGAGAAGTCTTTGATAGCTCGCGTCTTCGCCTCGTCGGCCGCCATTGCGATGAAGGAGATGCAGGGGGATCCGAAGCAGTCTCTCGTTCCCGCAGCGCCCTTGTTCTACCAGAGCTGTGTCGGGGCCCGCATCGAACTCAGAAGCGAGCTTGAGAtcttcaaaaacttcaaacaggACATGGGTCTCATGTGGCCGGAGAAGGCGCAGAACGATGCGACCAACCCGTTGACGCTGCTCCTCAACCTGAGCATCAACTGGAACTTCCACATGTTCTTCCACATGAAAGCCATGCCCGTGTACAAAAAGAGGAGCCAAACGCTGTATATGAGGCGCGGCTTGATGACGCCCAAGTGGCAGGACCTGAGCGAACCGCGGAAGTGGACTGCTAACGTCAGAGAGCATTGCAAGCTCCTGAGAGCCAACCTACCGGACAGCAGCTTCTCGGAGCTAGAAGACGTGGTCAAGGACCTCATGAACGCTGCCATCAGCATTCCGCCGGATGCCACCAACGACACGGAGTTCGCCTTGAAGGACATCGAGCACTACACAAAGCCCGCTTCGAGCTGGTGGCGAGACCAGCTGAACGCGCTGCACGGGCCCCAGTTCGCGTGGACGCTGAACAGTCCGGTGGCTGTCGAGGACCCCACCATCCTCCAGAAACTCGATCGCCTGGTGGACAATTACGCCGAAAAAAAGGAGTCTCTACTCACCGGTTTCGCGTGGGTGTTCATCCGTGAGAACTTGTGGCTGATCGTCGGAAAACCGGAACTGGTCCTCGAGGGTACCAGCATAGCTGGGCTCGAGATGGCCATGAAGAAGGCCTGCTTGAACTACGTGCAGTCGTACTTCGGCCTGCTCATTTCGGCCAGACACATATATGCACGTTATAACGCCACCATCCGCGGTCATCTGGAACGTTTCTTTGACATGATCAAGGCGGAAGTCAAGAAGAGCATCCGTGACAGTTACTGGATCGACACGATCGTCAAAGATAAAGTGCACGCCAAGCTGGACGAAATTAGCTTCAACGCGATGCCCGACGACCGCTTCTTCTCGAAGACCGACTTGGCCACGCTGTACAGAAACTTCCCCAGGATCCGCGGTTCTTTCGTGGAGAACTTTATCGCCATCGCCAAGGCGTACCGCAAAGTCATCGGCGAGGACAGCTTCATCACCATCTTCTCGAAGCGGCTCGGCGGTGgcgacgcgagccgctacaattaCTACTACAACATCGCCTTCGTGGCACTGGGCGCCATGGAGCCGCCCATTCTGTACGACGACGGCACGCTGGCCATGCGGTACGGGTCGCTGGGCATGATGCTGGCGCAGTGCATGGTCCGCTCGTTCGACATCCACGGCGTGTTCGTCAACAAGGCCGGCGAGAACGAGGCCTGGTGGGGGGCGTCGGAGGACCTGCAGAAGCGGCTCCACTGCGACTTGTTGGGCGGACAGGGCGGCCCGACTGGTGGCCCGGGCTCGCGGCGACAGTCGGCACTGTTCCCGCTGGTGAACGGCATGCACGTCGCGTTCGCTGCGTATCGAAGTGAAGTTGCGTTGACCTACCCAAGCATGCACGGCGTCGACGAATTTCGACTGCGAGGCCTGGAGGAGTTCAGCGAAGACCAGCTGTTCTTCCTGACGTACTGTCTGACCACTTGCGCACTCAATAGCAACGGCGACGCTTGCAACGTGCCGCTGCGCCACTCGGCCAAGTTTGCCACCGCCTTCCGTTGCCCGCCGAGAAGCCGGATGAACCCGTCTGACAAGTGCCTGTTTTTCGATTGA
- the LOC142817293 gene encoding neprilysin-1-like yields the protein MNASVDPCSDFYHFSCGSWKPRGHYRSMIEQIFANSFAIAIEELEGNANESALPIAQRYYQSCTANRSEDSLEGEVQKFAKFKRDLGLLWPEQWPEKSNHTVPPLKLLVNLTVNWNINLIFNVRVVPGFKSRPRTLFIQRGVLSPSWSASKPEEMKRSIEEHCRYLGAPAPTLTFLKEIIKAYEAVVNASLSFEPDAMDEQKMTLKDVNERTKSGKDKWEQYVIQSFSEYTLRPDDVLLIQHPAILDNIGNLLESMSDESLRLGIAWVLIRLTFWTIVGKPHLRFEGSAAELQEKVKGTCLFHVASTFGLVVSYGHLLKRFTDDVRLRIDTVFNSVKAAYQRASADADWIDESVKTKLKAKVSESLNLDSLPGSEFFSSFAVAAVYKDFPNATSSFFDNFVNIAKSFRKKLTSDDFVNTFSKKLGDGHVSTSYSYYYNSVYFAVGVLEPPLFYVDSTFSSTYGSMGTLMATSVARAFDERGISFDKGEKALWWIAGREDYERRVKCDLKAGVSRSGSDVASSRPLFWSALGLRTSYEAYRLAIKARKTVDIYQLKGLEAYSDDQVFFMSYCLITCAVDGNGDACNVPIRQIRSFATAFKCSEGTPMNPATRCPFF from the coding sequence CTTCCGATTGCGCAGCGTTACTACCAGAGTTGCACGGCCAATCGATCAGAAGACTCGCTCGAAGGCGAGGTCCAGAAGTTCGCGAAGTTCAAGCGAGACCTCGGCCTCCTATGGCCCGAGCAATGGCCCGAGAAAAGCAATCACACCGTGCCTCCACTCAAGCTGCTGGTAAACCTCACTGTTAATTGGAATATCAACTTGATTTTCAACGTGCGCGTCGTGCCGGGATTCAAGAGCAGGCCCAGGACACTTTTCATCCAGCGCGGAGTGCTTAGTCCCTCATGGTCCGCCTCCAAGCCCGAAGAAATGAAGCGGTCTATCGAAGAACACTGCAGGTACTTGGGAGCGCCGGCACCGACGCTTACTTTCTTGAAAGAGATAATCAAGGCCTACGAGGCAGTAGTCAACGCATCCCTTAGTTTTGAACCAGACGCTATGGATGAACAGAAGATGACATTGAAGGACGTCAACGAGCGAACGAAGTCTGGGAAAGACAAGTGGGAGCAATACGTGATTCAGAGTTTTTCGGAGTACACCTTGCGGCCAGACGATGTCTTGCTGATCCAGCACCCGGCCATACTCGACAACATCGGCAACCTGCTGGAAAGCATGTCGGACGAGTCGCTCCGTCTAGGTATCGCGTGGGTGTTGATCCGCTTGACCTTCTGGACAATCGTCGGAAAACCGCATCTGCGCTTCGAGGGCTCCGCAGCAGAGCTCCAGGAGAAAGTTAAGGGCACCTGCCTTTTTCACGTGGCGTCTACGTTCGGCCTGGTCGTCTCCTACGGTCATCTGCTCAAGCGATTCACGGATGATGTGCGGCTTCGTATAGACACTGTCTTCAACAGCGTCAAGGCTGCATACCAGCGAGCCTCCGCCGATGCCGATTGGATCGACGAGTCGGTCAAGACAAAGCTCAAAGCCAAGGTATCGGAGAGCTTAAACCTCGACTCCCTGCCCGGAAGCGAATTCTTCTCCAGCTTCGCGGTCGCGGCGGTGTACAAGGATTTCCCGAACGCAACGAGCTCGTTTTTTGATAACTTTGTCAACATCGCGAAATCGTTCCGTAAGAAGCTGACGTCGGACGACTTCGTCAACACTTTCTCCAAGAAGCTAGGCGACGGCCATGTGTCCACCTCGTACAGCTACTACTACAACAGCGTCTATTTCGCTGTCGGAGTGCTCGAGCCGCCGCTGTTTTATGTCGATAGCACGTTCTCCAGCACCTACGGCTCGATGGGCACGTTGATGGCCACCTCCGTGGCTCGGGCGTTCGACGAGCGAGGCATAAGCTTCGACAAAGGTGAGAAGGCTCTGTGGTGGATCGCGGGCCGCGAGGACTACGAAAGACGCGTCAAGTGCGACCTCAAAGCCGGCGTGTCTCGATCAGGCAGTGACGTCGCTTCGTCCAGACCACTGTTCTGGTCCGCGCTCGGCCTGAGGACCTCGTACGAGGCGTACCGGTTGGCCATCAAGGCCCGCAAAACAGTGGACATTTACCAGCTCAAGGGACTCGAGGCGTACAGTGACGACCAAGTGTTCTTCATGTCTTACTGCCTCATCACGTGCGCCGTGGACGGCAACGGAGACGCATGCAACGTACCCATTCGCCAGATAAGGAGTTTCGCCACTGCGTTTAAGTGCTCGGAAGGGACACCCATGAACCCTGCAACGAGGTGTCCCTTCTTTTAG